One Nicotiana tomentosiformis chromosome 1, ASM39032v3, whole genome shotgun sequence genomic window, CGATTTCTATGGTAAGAGACTATAAACCTTGACAAGCTGAGAGCAAGCCAGAAGATTGACAACAACACCCAACACGACCATTATTATAACAAAAAGCAGTTTCTGACCAGAAGTATATACTGAATGACAATTTTAGCCTTCAAAAGCGTTAGAAGAATCAGATATTACAAACTGAAATGATTCATAGGATGAATGAATGTGACAGCTAACTAAGTATATAATGTTGTAAGAGTATAATGTTTTACAAAACAAAACATGTTATGATATTTAAATTACAAAAAAGCAAATAGCAAAGATCTTTGAATAGTGAACTTATGTAGCCAAATAACACTATTCGAGTGCCAACTAAGTAGAGCGTGAACAGAAGTGAAGCTAGGCATCAAACAAAGTAAAATACAAATGCAGAATTCTAGAACATTGACCAACCACTACAATGAAACCAACAACTGTGGAAGCCAATATAAGAAGCGCGCCAAAAACAGCAATTATATGTAGTTATAGGAAATTTAGTTATATTGGACTTGGCACAATCGACAGTGTCTAGCAAAAATCATACAAGCTACAGAAATGATCTGGCTTTTAAATCATTGAAACCTTTACATTTGAATATCAGAAATCTTGTCAGAATTTGAGCAGCTTGATAATAGCTCAAGTTAGTTGGTGCAATACTAATCGTTACTTTTTCATTCTTACTTCTGAAACAAGCTTTATAGGATATATTGCTTTCTTAATGTCCTTACACCTCTTTAATCTGATAACTAAGAACTCAATCTGCTATTACCAAGTGGAGAACTACAGGAATGTGCAGAAAAGGTTTGAACAAGATTGAGCAGGTTTAGGCATCACACTTTTCCTTTGTAGTGAAAGATCTAGATCACCACATTTTATCCAAAATGATTCACTAGTTTTTTGACAGATGAGAGGGTTGCATCGCCAACCTATTGCCACTGTTAATTAGTGTCAACAAcacccaaaagaaaaagaagaaaagaaagttgATTAGTATCAAATATGATGCACCGCCTGTCCGTTTTCCTAATCTAAGAGAAATAGCCAGCACAAATTTCAAGCTGCTGAAGGCTTATTACTTTATGCAGACATGTACAGGATAAGCAACAATCTCTCAGCTTCCATCGCTGATTAGCACCAAATGACATCAAGCTGCAAGAAGATGTGGACAGAAATCTTTCTCAAGACAGAAATGTCCTGAtaatttaaatcataattttcaCCTAAAAAGCAGTTCCTTTGTTTAATTTCGAAGAATGAAAAACTAGTGCTCCCCTTCTACTTACAAACAAATAGATAAACAACAAAAAAGGTGTGCTTTGGCGAGCTCATCCATAGCAACAAGCAGTTCTCTTCTTCAATACTTGCTAACTGTCCATTCTAGAAAGGGTGCTATACCAAACATTTGCAATATAGAGGTGAAAGTTTAAACCAAATAGTAGATGCACAAAAATAGTAACAAATTATGCTTATTTAAATAACAAATGTCCAGTTCCCTAAACATTATTTCTTCACTTCCTTTCCTATTCTTTCAAAGTATAGCATAAACAATTAAAAAGAAACATAAATTGAATTTCACCCCCAAATGAGTGAAGCCCAAGCTAAATTTCAATACGTTTTGATTTTAGCAGACTACCATCAAAGCTAATTACTAGTAATAACCCATTAAACCCCCGGCATAGTCATTCCAATATCAATCAATTAACTACACACTTCAATCTCAAATTAATTGCAATTAGGCACATGCATGTATTTAAAGCAAAGTAACAATTTTCTAAAACTAGAAAGTTCTTTAAATCTCAGATCTTAATCCCTAGAAAAGCCATGTAAATCTAGAACCAAAACTAAAAACCTCCTAACAAACACAGGCCTAACAGTATAAGTTATTACCGAGATCGCCACCGCGTTTGGCGGAGCTGCAATCAGAGAAGCGAGAAGCAACATCTTCAAACTTAGATTTGCCGGAGATGATGTCATCGCGAAAGGCTTTGAGCTGGGTAACGGCGGCGTCTCTGGTAGTGTTACATATAACGCGGCCTTCTGGATCTTTCCATGATGCTTTGCGTCTTGATCCCTCGTGTTTTATCAGTATGTGCGATGCCCTCACTTGGTTCGACGCCATTTTTATCCGCTTTCTTCTCCCACAAGAATAACACACTATCGCCGCCGGTATCCGCTTTATTACTAGTAGCTGTTTTGTGTAGTACTGTAGTCTGCGGAAAAAAATTATTAACTCCGTTTCATGCCATTTTGGAAACGATTTATTTTAAACTAATTTTACCTTTAATAGCAGCACAATTATTCTCTccctttttgatttgtttagTATCACAAattctaaataattttttttttttttaaatttttatatccAATCAAATATGTTCACGTAAATTGAAATGGATAGAGTACTTCATATTTACACCAGCTCCAATAAACAAATCTTTTTGTATAAAGTATATTCTTAATTCATTATTTGATTTGGGAGTTTTACTATGTTACGTGTCATTGTTTATAAGTGATCATTAGATCTTAATAAATTGTAATCAGCTTTGTCAAAGTGATGAATGTTAATTCATTGTGCAATTACTGGATACGCAATATGtttttagttaattaattaattaatatagtTAAATTGTATAAATTGAAATAAATCCATGATATCATGatgtaaagaaaaaaaaagtgcgACCAGGTCATGCAAGCACAATTATCAAGACATAGTAACAGATAAGTTGCTAAATCATAATATTTCATTCTTAATTTCATTTTTATAAAGAGCTATTTTGACTAATAATGAAgtttaattaatttttgttaataaataaattataacaagGCTTTCGTGTAAGGCTAAAAGGGGAAATATACATCGTGAATATTTAACCAAAACAAAAACCAcaaaatgaaaaggaaaaaaaaaaaacaaaaaaaaaaaactcagagGTTTTAACTAAGGGGGCGCATAGCAGATCACAGCTCCCAATATATAAGCCCACCGTCGTTGGTATGTTTAGGCCTTTCAGGGTTTGTGAAAAATCTAGGGCTTAAAAAGAGATCTTGAAGAAGCTCTACTTTGCAATTCAACAATGGCGCCTCTTCCCGGACCTTACTCTGGTACCAGCACCCTTGCTCTGGTAATccatttttttctctctttctatTCTTCGATCTAATGTACCAGTCAATCATTGATTTTGAAATGCTTTTAATTAACTTAAAATTCATATTGTTGAGTATTATAGTGAAATGGATCTGACTAGAGCGAACAGATTTAGGTTGATGCTTAGGCGATTGGTTGATTAATCAATTTAATTGTTTTGGGGACAGGTGGCTCGTACCTCGGCATTCACATTCGGACTTGTCTATGGTAGCATGAAGCTCAAGTATCTCAGGGTATTTGCTTTGTTTCTCTCCCCACTATTTAGTGATATTTTTAGATAAGAAAGACAATATTGTTTTTTGTTGAGTTTTCTGTGTGGTTTGATGTTTCTTCAACGTCTTTAAACTATGAAATTTTCTAGACTCAATAGTTAACTGTCAGATTTTTAGGTTGCAGCTTGAATTTTCTTATATTGTTCAATCTAATTGTCTTGAAGCTGAATTGCAAAATTAAATCAGATAAAAGAATGCCCTAATAAATGGTAGATCTATTTGATAACAAGCTCAATGTGAAGGGAACAAGATACAGATATTATTCAATGAGGTGATtagaagcaacaacaacaacaacccagtagaatcccactaatggggtctgggtagggtagagtgtacgcagaccttacccttacccggGGTAAGGAGGAATGAGCTGATTAGAAGGACATGACAAATTACCGCATGTCTAAGTAGCAGTACGAGGCACAACTTTATTTCTTCGAGACCACCTGATCTACTTCCATGAGATTAGTTTGGATTCTGAAGCAGAAAGGAGATACATAAATTTTATATTCTCATAGCCCGTAGAATGGTGATGACTGAAAATACAAGCAGAAATTCACAAGCTTATGCTTTAACGTGGAAGATAAGTAGATCATTTTTGTGAATGTTATGCCTCTGATACTTCTTAGCTATGAACATGTCGACAGTGTGCTTCCGCTAATGTCCAGTTTAAGAGTGGACGGAAAGGTGCACGATGATTAAAAGCCCACTGATCGGTTTGTTGGTCTAGGATGCTGTTCTTGGGGCTCTATGAGTGTGTTTGACTTTGTTACAAAAGGACCGCAGTAAACACTTGTTTGAACAATAATGTCTTGTTATGATTCCAGCTAGTTTCTACCTCTCCAAGCATATAGCTCTTATATCCTGTTTATCATTTTCTCCGTGAAATGATATTCATGATTTGTCTAAGGTAGATGCAATTTGCATTTTGCTCATGGTCCATCACGGTTCATGAGCACCCTGAAATCCTGCCTCCATCCACATTGAGAAATGAGAGTCAGGATGTGTTTGGAATTTTCCTTTCCCATCACTTATCTGCGTAATTTGTAATGCCTTTTTGAAGTTCGCGTGGATACTGCTTAAGAAGAAGACGTTCAACAAATTTCTACAGTGCtcgtattttttcttttttccgtgTTAATTGTTTTGTGAATCTCCTTGTATCAGCTGTAAATATTTGGTTTTCTTTCAACCAATGGATGTTTACAATTGTTTCTAATACTAGCTAATTTGCCTTTCATTCTGCATAGACTAATGTTTATTGCCAACTTTCCATCTTATTTATTTCAGGCTAAGGCCAAGTCTCACCAGAAGGCTGAAGCTTAGGCACATCACTGATAGAGAGCAGTATGCTGCATTTGCTgtttgataaaaataatatatgacAATCATATAATATCAATTTTCATTCTGGCCTGTTGCTTAGGACCATCATTTTCTGACTTGTAACTGTTAAATTTTGTGTTTGAGAGTTTAGATATTTTTATGGTTCATTTGGTATCATGGTGGTCCAATTTTGAGGACTGCACTGGACAAATAGGGGAAAGTTGGCCATAGACAATAATCTTGTTACATCAGGTCATCCAGGGAAAAAGCTAATTTAGTTTGTGGTTATTCCATAAATGATGAAGATATGTTGACTTGCTTTCTGGATGAGCTGTCTAAGGTGGTTCATTTACCGTGGTAAAATATTGAATGAACCCATAATTATGCGAAAAGGATCTCTTCTTTCTTGTGTTTTCTTTAATGCTAGTATAATGTTTTTCAGCCACGGTGTAATCCAAGTAATGTCTTATATACTATCACTACGCGATATCAATACAACTTGGAAACATATTCAACACAAATATATGCAGGTGTAAGTTTGCCTATGAACTTTAATTTGTGGATCTACATCACTCATGTAAAAGTAAAATTCATTTAACCAGGTCCTCTCAATAGTTAAAATATCCAGACAAACTTTTACACGACAATTTCTAGTCTAATTACTATTGGCATAGATTACCTTTTTGTTTCAATTTCTTCTCCAGAATTAAAAACAGACTAAACCAGCTAGTAAACTTGCTTAAGTTGAAATGGAGAGGCAAAGGCAGGGCTCGTGCATGGAAAGGCCAAGTAATACTACTCAACTGATTCGTATTATCAGACATGAATTATACATGAAACAAGAAAAGAAACTAGCTAGACAATTCTGAACATGGTTCAATAAGGTTTCCACAATTTGGAACCTGCGCAAATGTTCTTTGCATCACTGTGGAAACACCTCCACCCTGTAAACGTAATAGCAATCAttagatttttaaaaaataatatgtgATAATAAGCTCACTCAACGCAACACAATGGAGATAAATGGATGTGGATGACTTCTGGTCAGTGATGTTAAAGTTCTACTGAAGTTTACTCGCTGCTCCTATGAAGATTGCGAAGGCTAAGCTTTATATGAGTGTTAGCGATGGAAAGGGCAGTTCAGGTGCTAGTGTGAGCTGAAAAGCACAACATTTCTATTCTCTGGTAATACAAAGGCACAATCAATGTAGCCTAACCAACACAAATTTCAGGGAACCCAGTGTTGTGCTCACTCAGAAATGTGCTAACTTTACAAACATGCGAGACTTACCACGATGCAATGCATCTTTTGACTACTCCAAAGTCGGcgtattttagagagaagtagtGAGAGCTATTTCACATAAATAATGCCTTCATCATCGGGGTCGTCACCCTCCCAATCCCCATCATCATCGCTTTGGTCATTGTTATCGGAAGCTCCGGATGGTGCATTCTTGTTCTCGTTCTCATCCTTAATCCTGTCCAATATAGCAAGTACCTGCAAGAATTGGTTCAACAGTAAGTATGACTTGTGAGGGACAGTAAGGAAGCGATCTGCCGGAAAATGCACATCGATCATATAGTTATAATCTACTCCGTTCAGTACCAATGCTAGCAAAAGAAGACACAAAGCCTATTCACTGCATCATTTCAGAAAGAGGTTATGGTTTAATTGGTCTCAAGAATAAATTTTAGTGCCAAAAGCCAAATAAGTCATTTTTTTCTTGGATAGAAAGTAATGTTGATTAAGCCAGAACTTAACCAAAAAGTCATGCTGATTAAGCAAGAGAATTACTGGATCAACTTGGAAATGCAAGAAACAGTTTGAGCCGTGGATTATTTGAGAGATCACTGACAATAAAAACGGGCGTTGAGGCTAATAACTTCACTCTTCCTAAATTAGTGACAAAATCCTGAGAACTGTTCAACAGGCATCTGATACGTTCAAGATCCAAGTCAGTTTGGTGAGTTGTCAATGAACTTGGCCATCATTTAAGTAGGGGAAAGTCAAAGACAAAGGTTAACCTCAATATTGAGAAATTATGGAAGGAAAAATATAAAAGGCTTAGTAGCCAGGAAACAAAAACAGACTTGTAAAATAAGAGagaaaactaaaaagaaaatgcaAAGAGCATAACGCTGTTGGAGATATAAATAACAATAAAGATCCCCCAAAActaataaattttctaataaGAAAATAGATTAGAATTACTCACTCTGCTTCCTCGTTCAAGGGACTCATCTTCAATGAAACGAATCTCGGGAGTCAGTCGCAACTTCATTCGCCTACCTAGCTCACTCCTTACATATTTTGCTTTTGACTTCAAGCCAGACAAAGCCACTTCTTTACCTCTTTCATCTCCAAACACAGAGACATAGACCTTTACAACCTACAGTAGCACAGAAATATTTTTTGAGTCTCCAAATTAGAATATGATAAATCGCATGCATCATCCTAGTGATCAGAGGAGAGAAGCTTGCCATTTATAGGAGTGATAGGAATCATTTTCTTTGTTGTCTAGTACTAAGTTAGATGCAATTTCTTAATAATGGaaaatctctctctctcacacctaaaatttttctttcTCAGTTTCTCATTTTTGCTTGCGTCGACAGCAGACATCACTTTACATAGTCACATACATTAGAGGCACGAATGACAACTTTATCCTGAGAAAGATAAAATTTGAGATTGGGATCTTCTTGTAAGTTGCTAGTGGATGGTGATAGGGGTTTGATCACTTCTTCAGCGAATCGTACCCTCAAAATCAAATGGAGTAAATTCTACCctaggggagaatgtaaccacAGCCTTGTCCTGCCAAGGATTGCCATACATATCTTATTCAATATTTGGATGTTTTCTTGTTTCTTAACAGTCACCTCTAGTTTCAACCCATAAGACCATCCTTAACATACTGTGTAGTCTGTTTAAAAGCAACGTCCTTCAGGCTAATTAAATTTCGATTTATTGAAAAACTCAATTAAACCAGGAGTTCTGAAGAAGTCACCTTCAGCAACTGAAAGTTTTAGATATAATGTTGAAAAAGCATTTGATCTGTAAACAGTACATCCATGTCAATCCAGATATCAGGATCAGTAGTGGGAGACAACCACAACTTAATATCAGTAGTAACATTCTACAAAAGAAGGAGGGTGATAGTCTGTGTTCCAGTGCATATGAGGCGCAAATATGCTTATTGGCTCTGGGATATATGGTCAAAACTCTATACCAACTTTATTTTACCCCTACGCGTTTGATTAAAATGAACTCATTAAGATCACCTCTTCAAAACAACCAGATGCTATATATGCAAAGCCTATCAAATACTACCAAATAAGATCTCTTCATGACGGAGATAATAATTCCCATTATCCCTAGTATATTAAATATATAAACAGATCTACCTAATCCTTCCTTGCCTAGTACATTGAGAAAAACTATCAGATAGCTTCACATTGTCTACTTCGGTTCGTTAAGTAATTGGGAAGGAACAGAATTACAATAATATTATAAGAACAGGTTAAACATGAACAGTTACTGCAAGGATTAAGCTCAGAGCAAGAAAATCTTATGCATAGATTTCACAATATGATAAAAGACTATGGCTTGTTTCAACAAGCCAAACATGAAGCTTTTCACTTTCTCTTCAACCGATAAAATCGACTCAGTTAAGCGAAAAACATACAATATTCTAAGTTTGGCATTAACTAAACAGGATTTAACACGAAAAAAGAAGCTTATCACAAATTCCTTTCAACAAAAACCTCTCATATGCctttttctccttatttcatagTAGACTTTCAGTGGATTTTAATTTAACCTTTAATAGCTAGTTAGTTACTTTATTTACCAACTTACCAAGTAATGTTTATAAGAGATTTACATGTAATTAGCTTATAAGTGGCCTATTACCTTATAACCGATGTGATAGTGTAAAAAATATTTCTACTGACAGAATGCATAAAACTTAAGAGGATGTTGTAGTAGTTCAATTATCATATGGCTACACTTTCTCAAAAAATTCTCATACTAATGAAACGCAAATGTAATTACTCTAATACCACAATTAACTAACCTTCTTCCTAATTTAGAAGATTTTGCAAATTCGAGAAAAAATTAAGCTAAAACTAACAATTATTCAAAATTAACGAACCTGCAAATCCGTTGAAACTTCAACATCACTGATAGTAGTAAGCGAAGAAAGGTATCGATCCGCACCAAGAGCAGCTTCAGGTAGAACAGCGTACTGTAACACCTTATCCGTAAGTAACATGTCGGAGAGCTCTCTTTGTATCTGTTTAGCCACCATTTTAACTCTCCGAGGATTCGCCATACATCTAATGAACCGAAGTTTTACACTCTTGCTGTGGGTTATCAGCACTGGAGAGTTGAATTGCCGGAGACTGAGAGGCTTCGCCGTGAAAACCGACGGAGACGAACTCATTGTTGCCGGAAAGAGGCATTGTGTGGACGGCGGGAGAGGACGTAAACGTGGAATTTGGATTACGAGGTGCTGCATTACAGAGCTTTTTCGGGTAATCGGGTTGTAGAGATGACCCAGCTGAGAGGAACCGGTTTAGAATATCCGTTTGTGTAAGGGTGTTTCTGGAATTAAGTGCAACTATCCTCTTATCCGGTTATTGAAAATTGGGCTGATTTATAGCGTGTTTGCCCAAGCttcttttttggccaaaagtattttttttgacCCAAAGTACTTTTagccaaaaattgaggtgtttcgCCAAgtttttggaaggaaaaaaatatttttgaggagAAGAAGAAGCAGTTTTtgaaaagcagaaaaaaatagcttctttccaaaagcacttttctgagaaacacttttgagaaaaatacactaagaaccagttttcaaaagcttgaccaaacactaattactgctcaaaagtacttttcaaattaattagccaaacacaaactgtttctccccaaaagcactttttaaaaaagtacttttgagaaaagcacttctcaaaataagctgattttagaagcttggccaaacaggctattacaAGGTTAGCTGCTCTACTATCTCGGGGCGACTTCTACTTTTAGTATTAAAATAGTACGGACTAGCCAGTTTTTgaattggtaattgaaaaatagacagtgtttgcaaagtcattaaaaaatagtcattatACACGGAAagctccagcataatatacaggaTATTgaagcacttgtgtatgaacttccagcatattatgctggaactccagcacacagaaagttccagcataatatactggagattggagcacctgtgtataaa contains:
- the LOC104104652 gene encoding peptidyl-prolyl cis-trans isomerase Pin1 translates to MASNQVRASHILIKHEGSRRKASWKDPEGRVICNTTRDAAVTQLKAFRDDIISGKSKFEDVASRFSDCSSAKRGGDLGPFGRGQMQKPFEDNTFALKVGEISDIIDTDSGVHIILRTG
- the LOC104104656 gene encoding probable ribosome-binding factor A, chloroplastic; the encoded protein is MQHLVIQIPRLRPLPPSTQCLFPATMSSSPSVFTAKPLSLRQFNSPVLITHSKSVKLRFIRCMANPRRVKMVAKQIQRELSDMLLTDKVLQYAVLPEAALGADRYLSSLTTISDVEVSTDLQVVKVYVSVFGDERGKEVALSGLKSKAKYVRSELGRRMKLRLTPEIRFIEDESLERGSRVLAILDRIKDENENKNAPSGASDNNDQSDDDGDWEGDDPDDEGIIYVK